One genomic window of Cupriavidus malaysiensis includes the following:
- a CDS encoding DMT family transporter codes for MQSLWMLFAAFSFSLMGVGVKLASEFYTTGEIVFYRSIIGVLIMWAVLASGGVSVRTPHMPVHIKRSLFGVTSLLLWFSSITMLPLATAMTLNYMSPVWIALILGAGAALAGTRGADRKLIGAILMSFAGVLCLLQPSVGKEQLTGGLIGLISGVFTALAYVEVRQLGQLGEPEGRIVFYFSLVGAVVGLAWMLWTGPSPHTWHGAGLLLGIGVLATLGQTAMTRAYKRGNTLLTANLQYAGIVFSSIWGMLIWSDRLNALSWLGMALIIASGIATTLTRARAASDQPATPATPVESAEAEVHPEV; via the coding sequence ATGCAATCGCTCTGGATGCTGTTCGCCGCCTTCTCGTTCTCGTTGATGGGGGTGGGCGTCAAGCTGGCATCCGAGTTCTATACCACCGGCGAGATCGTCTTCTACCGCAGCATCATCGGCGTGCTCATCATGTGGGCCGTGCTCGCCTCCGGCGGCGTCTCGGTGCGCACCCCGCACATGCCGGTGCATATCAAGCGCAGCCTGTTCGGCGTAACCTCGCTGCTGCTGTGGTTCAGCTCCATCACCATGCTGCCGCTGGCCACGGCGATGACGCTGAACTACATGTCGCCGGTCTGGATCGCCCTGATCCTGGGCGCGGGTGCCGCGCTGGCCGGCACCCGCGGGGCCGACCGCAAACTGATCGGCGCCATCCTGATGTCCTTCGCCGGGGTGCTCTGCCTGCTGCAGCCTTCGGTCGGCAAGGAACAGCTGACCGGCGGCCTGATCGGCCTGATCTCCGGCGTGTTCACCGCGCTGGCCTATGTCGAGGTGCGGCAACTGGGCCAGCTGGGCGAGCCGGAAGGCCGCATCGTGTTCTACTTTTCGCTGGTCGGCGCAGTGGTCGGCCTGGCCTGGATGCTGTGGACCGGCCCGAGCCCGCATACCTGGCATGGTGCCGGCCTGCTGCTCGGCATCGGCGTGCTGGCGACGCTGGGACAGACGGCCATGACGCGCGCCTACAAACGCGGCAACACCCTGCTGACGGCCAACCTGCAGTACGCCGGCATCGTCTTCTCCAGCATCTGGGGCATGCTGATCTGGTCGGACCGCCTCAATGCGCTGTCCTGGCTGGGCATGGCCCTGATCATCGCCAGCGGCATCGCCACCACGCTGACACGTGCGCGGGCCGCCAGCGACCAGCCCGCGACCCCGGCTACGCCGGTGGAATCCGCCGAAGCGGAAGTCCATCCCGAGGTGTAG
- a CDS encoding sulfurtransferase produces MPTTLISSKDLKALLADTSTRCVLLDCTFDLADPAAGREAYHRAHLPGAHYLHLDNELSGPKTGSNGRHPLPDPDALAARLRALGVDDDTQVIAYDAQGGMYAARAWWLLRWLGHEAVAVLDGGSNAWIADALPVEPGTTPEPEVQGGFSRRPPLVRAVDAAALLANLQSPRWLVVDARAPDRFRGENETLDPVGGHIPGAANRFFKDNLQSDGRFKPAATLHAEFGAVLGATPPELSVMQCGSGVTACHNLLALEVAGLRDAALYPGSWSEWCADPARPVATGN; encoded by the coding sequence ATGCCGACCACCCTGATTTCCAGCAAGGACCTCAAGGCGCTGCTAGCCGACACCAGCACCCGCTGCGTGCTGCTCGACTGCACCTTCGACCTGGCCGACCCGGCCGCTGGCCGCGAGGCCTACCATCGCGCACACCTGCCGGGCGCGCACTATCTGCATCTCGACAATGAGTTGTCCGGGCCCAAGACCGGCAGCAATGGCCGCCACCCGCTACCGGATCCGGACGCCCTGGCGGCACGCCTGCGCGCGCTGGGGGTGGACGACGACACGCAGGTGATCGCCTACGATGCCCAGGGCGGCATGTATGCCGCGCGCGCCTGGTGGCTGCTGCGCTGGCTGGGCCATGAGGCGGTGGCCGTGCTCGACGGCGGCAGCAACGCCTGGATCGCGGATGCGCTGCCGGTCGAGCCAGGCACGACGCCGGAACCCGAGGTCCAGGGCGGCTTCAGCCGCCGCCCGCCGCTGGTGCGCGCGGTCGACGCTGCCGCGCTGCTGGCCAATTTGCAGTCGCCGCGCTGGCTGGTGGTCGACGCCCGCGCGCCGGACCGCTTCCGCGGCGAGAACGAGACGCTCGATCCGGTCGGCGGCCACATCCCGGGTGCCGCCAACCGCTTTTTCAAAGACAACCTGCAATCGGACGGGCGCTTCAAACCCGCGGCCACGCTGCACGCGGAGTTCGGCGCGGTGCTGGGCGCCACGCCGCCCGAGTTGTCGGTGATGCAGTGCGGCTCCGGCGTGACCGCCTGCCACAACCTGCTGGCGCTGGAAGTGGCCGGGCTGCGCGATGCCGCGCTCTACCCCGGCTCCTGGAGTGAATGGTGCGCCGACCCGGCGCGCCCGGTGGCGACCGGCAACTGA